The following proteins come from a genomic window of Falco rusticolus isolate bFalRus1 chromosome 9, bFalRus1.pri, whole genome shotgun sequence:
- the LOC119153556 gene encoding opsin-VA-like has protein sequence MDAFRAPENESLLFSSSGPARWNPFHHPLDSVQPWHFRLLAAVMVVVTCLSLVENLAVILVTFKFKQLRQPINYVIVNLSVADFLVSLTGGTISFLTNLKGYFYMGYWACVLEGFAVTFFGIVALWSLALLAFERYIVICRPLGNMRLRGKHAALGIAFVWTFSFIWTIPPTMGWSSYTTSKIGTTCEPNWYSGAYTDRTYIIAFFTTCFIVPLFVILVSYGKLLRKVRKVSDTQGRLGTTRKPERQVTRMVVVMIIAFLICWMPYAAFSILVTAYPYIELDPCLAAIPAFFSKTATVYNPIIYVFMNKQFRKCLIQMFSCSAIETVESNMNPTSERAMLTQDKRGSEMSTMAVCSTISKRKNGDECLSFAPLAASENKICPT, from the exons ATGGATGCATTCAGAGCACCTGAAAATGAGTCGCTGTTGTTCAGTTCCTCTGGTCCTGCCAGGTGGAATCCCTTCCATCATCCCTTGGACTCCGTCCAGCCCTGGCACTTCAGGCTTCTGGCAGCAGTAATGGTGGTGGTGACCTGCCTGTCGCTTGTTGAGAACCTGGCTGTAATCCTGGTAACTTTTAAGTTCAAGCAATTGAGACAACCTATCAATTATGTTATAGTAAATTTGTCAGTGGCTGATTTCCTGGTCTCACTGACTGGTGGCACCATCAGCTTTTTAACGAATctaaaaggttatttttatatGGGATACTGGGCTTGTGTACTGGAAGGATTTGCTGTCACTTTTTTTG GCATTGTTGCTCTCTGGTCTCTTGCTCTGTTGGCTTTTGAGCGGTACATTGTGATCTGCCGCCCACTGGGAAATATGCGCTTAAGGGGGAAGCATGCAGCCCTAGGTATTGCCTTTGTGTGgaccttttccttcatttggaCCATTCCACCAACGATGGGTTGGAGCAGTTACACCACCAGTAAGATTGGAACTACTTGTGAGCCTAACTG GTACTCAGGAGCTTATACTGACCGTACATACATTATTGCATTCTTCACCACCTGTTTCATAGTGCCTTTATTCGTGATTTTGGTATCCTATGGAAAACTGTTGCGAAAGGTAAG aaaggtgtCAGATACGCAAGGCAGGCTGGGAACTACCAGGAAACCTGAAAGACAAGTGACTAGAATGGTTGTTGTTATGATCATTGCCTTTCTAATCTGCTGGATGCCGTACGCCGCCTTTTCTATCCTAGTCACTGCATACCCCTACATTGAGCTGGATCCTTGTCTGGCAGCTattccagctttcttttccaaaacagctACTGTTTATAATCCAATTATTTATGTCTTTATGAACAAACAG TTCAGAAAGTGCCTGATTCAAATGTTCAGCTGCAGTGCCATAGAAACTGTGGAGTCCAACATGAATCCGACTTCAGAGAGAGCAATGTTAACCCAAGACAAAAGAGGCAGTGAGATGTCCACCATGGCAGTATGCAGCACCATTTCTAAGAGGAAAAACGGAGATGAATGCCTATCTTTTGCTCCTTTGGCAGCTTCggaaaacaaaatctgtccGACGTAG